The following proteins are co-located in the Anser cygnoides isolate HZ-2024a breed goose chromosome 2, Taihu_goose_T2T_genome, whole genome shotgun sequence genome:
- the ELP2 gene encoding elongator complex protein 2 has protein sequence MAAPWRRGVVAMGTACGRARGRRGKMAAPVSVCHVACCANRAGGGAVSWGRRGLLAFGSCRDVVLYRPAARRTVAALRGHTGRVNCVRWVRRRDGATETELVSGGSDKQLILWEWSGTGVWNDQLVKSITLEGHTEAVCAVDAVYQSDEPDLDVLIASAASDSTVRIWSRHGSEAKCIEILQFGNGFVMDVSLSFLPGSSVPILACGGDDCKIHLFIQQNSQFQKTLILPGHEDWIRGIEWAVCDEDLFLASCAQDCLIRIWKVCMKSKESSETEDYSIRLKENVFTVKDTGTTYAVTLESVLAGHENWVYAVHWQPSFSKGGSIQQPMRILSASMDKTVILWEPDKESGVWLEQVRVGEVGGNTLGFFDCQFSPDGSMIIAHAFHGAFHLWKQSSVNKKEWTPDVVISGHFNSAEDVKWDPEGEFIISVGSDQTTRLFAPWRREHETEVTWHEIARPQVHGYDMRCLAMIGRFQFVSGADEKVLRVFRAPKNFIENFSNITGIPMEKLYSQQSSDLPEGATVPALGLSNKAVFEGDMPVQPAEDEETFNTISNQYPEIYFQPLILTEPPPEDHLLQNTLWPEIQKLYGHGYEIFCVACNNSNTLIASACKASKKEHAAIILWSTTSWKKLQSLSFHNLTVTQLAFSPNDQFLLAVSRDRNWSLWRKQDSESGPVFSCCAYTDKNTAVHSRIIWSCDWTPDSKYFVTGSRDKKVIIWGQCDLSMTAEGNMLDSIKPCSTVLDARDSVTAVSISRVLTPDGRYIVAVGLENGNIILYTWKQSGQEPALADWTKCTEMDNSQSHALAVKRLCWRHHEGRAGHNDQKNSEWLQLASCGADHCVKIFNVNRFAL, from the exons ATGGCGGCCCCCTGGCGGCGCGGGGTCGTTGCTATGGGAACTGCGTGCGGCCGCGCACGTGGCCGGCGgggcaagatggcggcgcccgtGTCGGTGTGCCATGTCGCTTGCTGCGCCAaccgggcgggcggcggggccgtctcctgggggcggcgggggctgctcGCCTTCGGCAGCTGCCGAGACGTCGTCCTCTACCGGCCGGCG GCGAGGCGGACGGTCGCCGCCCTCCGCGGGCACACCGGCAGGGTGAACTGCGTGCGCTGGGTCCGCCGGCGGGACGGAG CAACTGAAACGGAGTTGGTTTCTGGTGGATCTGATAAACAGCTCATTCTTTGGGAATGGAGTGGGACAGGAGTGTGGAATGATCAG CTTGTGAAAAGCATTACTCTCGAAGGTCATACTGAAGCTGTTTGTGCAGTGGATGCTGTCTACCAGTCAGATGAACCTGATTTAGATGTGTTAATAGCTTCTGCAGCGTCTGACTCTACTGTGAGAATCTGGTCTCGGCATGGTTcagaag CTAAATGCATTGAAATTCTGCAATTTGGAAATGGATTTGTTATGGATGTCTCCTTATCCTTCTTGCCTGGCAGCAGTG tacCAATACTGGCTTGTGGTGGTGATGActgcaaaatacatttgtttataCAGCAGAATAGTCAG tttcagaaaacattaatCCTCCCTGGCCATGAAGATTGGATAAGAGGCATTGAATGGGCAGTGTGTG ATGAAGACCTATTCTTAGCAAGCTGTGCTCAGGATTGTTTGATAAGAATTTGGAAAGTGTGTATGAAATCGAAGGAATCTTCAGAAACTGAAGATTATTCCATAAGACTAAAAGAGAATGTTTTTACTGTTAAAG ACACTGGTACAACATACGCAGTTACTTTGGAGTCTGTGTTGGCTGGTCACGAAAACTGGGTGTATGCAGTCCACTGGCAACCTTCCTTTTCCAAAG GTGGCAGCATACAACAACCAATGAGGATATTGTCTGCTTCAATGGACAAAACTGTGATCCTTTGGGAACCTGATAAGGAATCTGGAGTTTGGCTAGAACAG GTGCGGGTAGGTGAAGTGGGGGGCAATACCCTTGGATTTTTTGACTGCCAGTTTAGTCCAGATGGTTCAATGATCATTGCTCATGCTTTTCATGGAGCATTTCACCTTTGGAAACAGTCTTCAGTTAATAAG AAAGAATGGACTCCAGATGTTGTGATTTCAGGACATTTTAACAGTGCAGAGGATGTAAAGTGGGATCCAGAAGGAGAATTTATCATCAGTGTTGGATCTGATCAAACTACTAGACTATTTGCTCCATGGAGGAGAGAACATGAGACAGAG gtAACCTGGCATGAAATTGCAAGGCCTCAAGTACATGGGTATGACATGCGTTGTCTGGCAATGATTGGCCGGTTCCAGTTCGTATCAGGAGCAGATGAAAAAGTGCTTCGAGTTTTTCGTGCTCCCAAGAATTTTATAGAAAATTTCAGTAATATCACTGGTATTCCAATGGAGAAGCTGTACTCCCAG caaTCATCTGACCTTCCAGAAGGTGCAACTGTGCCAGCTTTGGGTTTATCCAATAAAGCTGTTTTTGAAG GAGATATGCCTGTTCAACCAGCTGAGGATGAAGAAACTTTTAATACCATTTCTAATCAGTATCCTGAGATTTATTTTCAACCTTTGATCCTTACAG AACCTCCCCCAGAGGATCACTTGCTGCAGAATACTTTGTGGCCTGAAATTCAGAAGTt atatGGACATGGATATGAAATTTTCTGTGTTGCTTGCAATAATTCAAACACTCTAATTGCCTCAGCATGTAAG GCTTCTAAAAAAGAACATGCAGCAATTATTTTGTGGAGCACTACTTCTTGGAAGAAACTACAGAGTTTGTCATTTCACAATCTGACTGTTACTCAGCTGGCATTTTCTCCTAATGACCAATTTTTATTAGCAGTTTCTAGAGACAGGAATTGGTCACTGTGGAGGAAACAGGACTCAGAGTCAG GCCCAGTTTTCAGTTGCTGTGCatacacagacaaaaatacAGCTGTTCACAGTCGAATCATTTGGTCCTGTGATTGGACACCAGATAGCAAGTATTTTGTTACTGGCAGTCGAGACAAAAAG GTCATTATCTGGGGCCAGTGCGATTTATCTATGACAGCTGAAGGGAATATGCTGGATTCAATCAAGCCTTGTTCAACAGTACTGGATGCCAGGGATTCTGTTACTGCCGTTAGTATCAGCCGTGTGCTAACTCCTGATGGAAG GTATATTGTTGCAGTAGGTTTAGAGAATGGGAATATTATCTTGTACACATGGAAGCAGAGTGGGCAAGAACCAGCACTAGCTGattggactaaatgcactgagATGGATAACAG CCAAAGTCATGCTCTTGCTGTGAAACGTTTGTGTTGGAGACATCATGAGGGCAGAGCTGGACATAATGATCAGAAAAACAGCGAATGGTTGCAGCTTGCAAGTTGTGGAGCTGATCACTGTGTTAAAATATTCAACGTCAACAGATTTGCTCTTTAG